A region of Malaclemys terrapin pileata isolate rMalTer1 chromosome 5, rMalTer1.hap1, whole genome shotgun sequence DNA encodes the following proteins:
- the MAVS gene encoding mitochondrial antiviral-signaling protein, protein MGFAEDKVYEYIREYMSEFHHIRVLQLIRYLPCLSDADREEIEAYDDRKGNEHAVWKLFDYLKCRSGWVKELIEALRKNRHHDLADRVQRKYDAHQVCPRSKAPLPAVNNSLPSYASVCSPMPPPTANPDPRRAGPTFANNPHTPPLPRQPASLPGPGTPLPLQTNLSGAESCHDLGEYNIPVQEMEPMAKQKVTEDALTPWREAPSFQPAGNAALADLRASQEGSNHGDGLAPAAVHLSPGSPAEHLACGGMPRGEVEVAQPGRPVPDPRGQSQDWAGRQQHPVCVSGGYFGNMNHLNVGNSRKASVPGEPVQRGEPAAAPSPEDFMNQPEEVYYSSFECSPLASGANRAVHGDRQQTGDSLREQKIQALQGYENGNLTSSMVDVHDPLLLQTQFDAEQKRAQGQRDHGGERDAFPLHQIRDSAQSTCSYGDVGAIKGRADSSSAIGSVPAFQTTSTIPMDLSEDATARDLGALHLGTTCSASSSEKLASGPSTGPSQGIPEQNPGSSINSHCGGRLEGCLADTPGVASGPANSRDPQSKVQIPAPAAHMLRPASTPGPSNVLPTGSPIHPSMTGVLKLSNDRHAVEFSDLSDFSSTAVIPPSSPRLPSDPSGPAFNSDLGELKSPVQERELPTRDTDSSSTSMPKENANRAPKPPAPSVTRTSPGSPAGTTAREAGWETQNALPGPPRGCQVFYSEPDEEVVLSKPGVLISTGGVEEPATRQPESPETNVQYSGRSDRFILSSECSPDSNPLMISESSSACSSSSRAQRNQPEENHYSSRSDHRPQPWAASNGPRRDEATKTSRACLLPENSSTWDSTAVGTHEVHVVEYTSADLREAPCLRDVANAYENPSPASTGSLRRLSGYSDSPWNSEAPPGSSPQNDNRPRRDGDGTSFPLKDYILPAAVAAFTSVVAFLFYKHLQK, encoded by the exons ATGGGGTTTGCTGAGGACAAGGTTTATGAGTACATTAGGGAATATATGTCCGAATTCCATCACATCCGGGTGCTCCAGCTGATTCGCTATCTGCCGTGTCTCTCTGATGCAGACAGG GAAGAGATCGAAGCCTACGACGACAGGAAAGGGAACGAGCATGCCGTGTGGAAGCTCTTCGACTACTTGAAAtgcaggagtggctgggtgaaGGAGCTCATTGAGGCACTCAGGAAGAATAGGCACCATGATCTCGCAGACAGGGTTCAGCGCAAGTACGATGCTCACCAAGTCT GTCCTCGGAGCAAGGCACCACTTCCTGCGGTGAATAACTCTCTGCCCAGCTACGCGTCCGTTTGCTCTCCGATGCCGCCACCGACTGCTAATCCTGATCCTCGGCGCGCTGGCCCCACCTTTGCGAACAATCCCCACACGCCTCCGTTGCCTAGGCAGCCAGCAAGTCTCCCAGGGCCTGGCACACCCCTGCCTCTCCAGACGAATCTGTCAGGAGCGGAAAGCTGCCACGACCTGGGAGAATACAATATTCCTGTGCAAGAAATGGAGCCGATGGCAAAGCAAAAG GTTACAGAAGATGCCCTGACCCCATGGAGGGAAGCTCCGAGTTTCCAACCCGCTGGGAACGCAGCACTAGCTGATCTCAGGGCATCACAGGAAGGCAGTAACCATGGAGATGGTCTGGCCCCAGCAGCAGTCCATTTATCTCCTGGATCACCAGCGGAACACCTGGCTTGTGGGGGGATGCCCAGAGGAGAGGTGGAAGTGGCTCAGCCAGGCAGACCAGTACCCGACCCAAGAGGACAGAGTCAGGACTGGGCCGGCCGCCAGCAGCATCCGGTCTGTGTGAGTGGTGGGTATTTTGGGAACATGAATCACCTGAACGTTGGGAACAGCAGAAAGGCATCCGTGCCTGGAGAGCCTGTTCAGAGAGGGGAGCCGGCCGCTGCTCCTAGCCCAGAGGATTTCATGAACCAGCCAGAAGAGGTTTACTATTCTTCTTTTGAGTGCTCTCCCCTGGCTTCCGGTGCCAACAGAGCTGTCCACGGGGATAGGCAGCAGACTGGAGATTCGCTCCGGGAACAGAAGATTCAGGCTTTGCAGGGTTACGAGAATGGGAACCTGACGAGCAGCATGGTGGATGTTCATGACCCTCTCCTCCTGCAGACCCAGTTTGATGCAGAGCAGAAACGTGCCCAGGGACAGAGAGACCATGGTGGAGAGAGGGATGCGTTTCCCCTACACCAAATCAGAGATTCTGCACAAAGCACATGCAGTTATGGTGATGTGGGAGCCATCAAAGGAAGGGCTGACTCTAGTTCTGCAATCGGATCAGTGCCTGCCTTTCAGACAACAAGCACAATCCCAATGGACCTCAGTGAGGATGCGACTGCTCGTGATTTGGGAGCATTACATCTCGGCACAACATGCTCAGCCAGTTCCTCTGAAAAACTGGCTTCAGGCCCCTCCACTGGACCTTCCCAGGGGATTCCTGAGCAGAACCCAGGTAGCAGCATCAATTCCCACTGTGGTGGACGGTTGGAAGGGTGCCTAGCAGATACCCCGGGAGTTGCCAGTGGACCGGCAAACAGCAGGG ATCCTCAAAGCAAAGTCCAGATTCCAGCTCCTGCAGCTCACATGCTACGCCCAGCTTCAACTCCTGGGCCCAGCAACGTTCTTCCAACCGGTTCCCCCATCCATCCCAGTATGACTGGAGTTCTCAAGCTCTCCAATGACAGGCATGCTGTGGAATTCTCTGACCTTAGTGACTTCTCCTCTACTGCTGTGATTCCACCTAGTTCGCCTAGATTGCCTTCTGACCCGTCAGGGCCAGCATTCAACAGCGACCTGGGTGAGCTGAAATCTCCCGTCCAAGAGCGTGAACTGCCAACGAGAgacacagacagcagcagcacctccatGCCAAAGGAGAAT GCAAATCGAGCGCCAAAGCCCCCTGCTCCGAGTGTGACCCGAAccagcccagggagcccagctggcacCACCGCAAGGGAGGCAGGGTGGGAGACCCAAAATGCCTTGCCAGGCCCCCCTAGGGGCTGCCAAGTGTTCTACAGTGAGCCGGATGAAGAGGTGGTGCTCAGCAAGCCAGGCGTGCTAATCTCCACTGGAGGCGTGGAGGAGCCAGCCACGAGGCAGCCAGAGTCACCCGAGACCAATGTCCAATATTCTGGGAGGTCTGATCGCTTCATCCTCAGCAGCGAGTGCTCTCCGGACAGCAATCCCCTAATGATAAGCGAATCCAGCAGTGCCTGTTCCAGCTCcagcagagcccagaggaatcagCCTGAAGAGAATCACTACTCCTCTCGCTCTGACCACCGCCCCCAACCTTGGGCTGCCAGCAATGGCCCAAGAAGAGACGAGGCTACCAAAACCAGCAGAGCCTGCCTTCTGCCAGAGAACAGCAGCACCTGGGATAGCACAGCTGTGGGAACTCACGAAGTCCATGTGGTTGAGTATACTAGCGCTGATCTGagggaggctccctgcctgcgGGATGTAGCCAACGCCTACGAAAACCCATCTCCAGCCAGCACTGGCTCCCTCAGGAGGCTCTCCGGATATTCCGACTCACCTTGGAATTCAGAAGCCCCTCCAGGAAGTTCCCCCCAGAACGATAACCGGCCAAGGCGAGACGGGGATGGGACATCCTTTCCCTTGAAGGACTATATACTGCCAGCTGCCGTTGCTGCTTTCACTTCTGTTGTGGCTTTCCTATTCTATAAGCATCTGCAGAAATAG